A section of the Tenrec ecaudatus isolate mTenEca1 chromosome 10, mTenEca1.hap1, whole genome shotgun sequence genome encodes:
- the TSTD2 gene encoding thiosulfate sulfurtransferase/rhodanese-like domain-containing protein 2 isoform X1, which translates to MPSSASPDHGGDPEACVFRFLDLDLKDSSLVSPSDQLKAELDGSTRKKYSFARKKAFALFVKTKEVPASKETQWQCCQQLFKDRTSIHRHVATQHAGEVRLQTRAVVEQLAVALGSAEKRKLPKEPFPPSWLPDLSGFSPDQLAGSQGADDGEVLLYYCYCDLQDPQQVCAWQAALCRHLQLTGKLRIAAEGLNGTVGGSKLATRLYVEAMLSCPWFKDHLCKEDFKTSPGGAHCFPELRVGVFEEIVPMGISPSKISYKKPGIHLSPSEFHKEVEAFLSTASQGQSDTLLLDCRNFYESKIGRFQGCLAPDIRKFSYFPSYVDKNLELFREKRVLMYCTGGIRCERGSAYLKAKGVCKEVLQLRGGIHKYLEEFPDGFYKGKLFVFDERYALAYNGAVLADCSYCGVQWDQYKLCSTPQCRQLVLSCPACQEQGFTACCITCQDKGRRQATSTRPGSFKEECECTARRPRVPREAPQPRGPGNAEPGPDAHVSVSSKPPQS; encoded by the exons ATGCCTTCTTCCGCTTCGCCAGACCACGGGGGCGACCCAGAGGCCTGTGTTTTCAGATTTTTAGACCTGGATTTAAAAGACTCAAGTCTTGTCAGTCCCAGTGACCAGCTCAAAGCCGAGTTAGATGGTAGCACGAGGAAGAAATACTCCTTTGCAAGGAAAAAG GCATTTGCCCTTTTCGTCAAAACCAAGGAAGTCCCAGCATCTAAAGAAACACAGTGGCAATGTTGTCAGCAGCTATTCAAAGACCGGACCAGCATCCACAGACATGTGGCCACACAGCATGCTGGTGAAGTCCGCCTCCAGACCCGTGCTGTTGTAGAGCAGCTGGCTGTGGCACTGGGCTCCGCAGAGAAAAGGAAGCTTCCCAAAgagcccttccctccctcctggctCCCTGACCTCAGCGGCTTTAGTCCTGACCAGCTCGCGGG CAGCCAGGGCGCCGATGACGGGGAGGTGCTGCTTTATTACTGCTACTGTGACCTGCAGGATCCGCAGCAGGTCTGTGCCTGGCAGGCAGCTCTGTGTCGGCATCTCCAGCTCACAGGCAAG CTTCGAATTGCTGCTGAAGGACTGAATGGGACGGTTGGGGGAAGCAAGTTGGCCACCAGACTCTATGTGGAAGCCATGCTTTCCTGCCCATGGTTTAAGGATCACCTGTGTAAGGAAGATTTTAAG ACCAGCCCGGGAGGAGCTCACTGTTTCCCAGAATTGCGCGTTGGTGTGTTTGAAGAAATCGTGCCCATGGGGATTAGCCCTAGTAAGATCTCCTACAAGAAGCCCG gaATCCATTTATCCCCAAGTGAGTTTCATAAGGAAGTGGAAGCATTTTTATCTACGGCCAGTCAGGGACAAAGTGATACCCTCCTCCTGGACTGCAGAAACTTCTATGAAAGCAAAATT GGACGATTCCAGGGCTGCTTAGCCCCCGATATCAGGAAGTTCAGTTACTTCCCTAGCTACGTTGACAAAAACCTAGAGCTTTTCCGAGAGAAGCGGGTATTGATGTACTGCACGGGGGGCATTCGTTGTGAGCGCGGCTCGGCCTACCTCAAAGCCAAG gGCGTGTGCAAGGAGGTGCTCCAGCTCAGAGGCGGCATCCACAAGTACCTGGAGGAGTTCCCCGACGGCTTCTACAAGGGGAAGCTGTTCGTGTTCGATGAGCGCTACGCCCTTGCCTACAACGGGGCCGTCTTGGCAG ACTGTTCATACTGTGGAGTCCAGTGGGACCAGTACAAACTCTGCTCAACTCCCCAGTGCCGCCAGCTCGTCCTGTCCTGCCCTGCCTGCCAGGAGCAAGGGTTCACAGCCTGTTGTATCACGTGCCAGGACAAAGGAAGGAGGCAAGCTACCAGCACAAGGCCGGGCAGCTTTAAAGAGGAGTGTGAATGCACAGCCCGCCGGCCACGCGTACCCAGGGAGGCGCCACAGCCACGCGGCCCTGGGAATGCGGAGCCTGGGCCTGATGCTCATGTGAGCGTCTCCTCCAAACCACCCCAAAGCTAG
- the TSTD2 gene encoding thiosulfate sulfurtransferase/rhodanese-like domain-containing protein 2 isoform X3 has protein sequence MPSSASPDHGGDPEACVFRFLDLDLKDSSLVSPSDQLKAELDGSTRKKYSFARKKAFALFVKTKEVPASKETQWQCCQQLFKDRTSIHRHVATQHAGEVRLQTRAVVEQLAVALGSAEKRKLPKEPFPPSWLPDLSGFSPDQLAGSQGADDGEVLLYYCYCDLQDPQQVCAWQAALCRHLQLTGKLRIAAEGLNGTVGGSKLATRLYVEAMLSCPWFKDHLCKEDFKTSPGGAHCFPELRVGVFEEIVPMGISPSKISYKKPGIHLSPSEFHKEVEAFLSTASQGQSDTLLLDCRNFYESKIGVCKEVLQLRGGIHKYLEEFPDGFYKGKLFVFDERYALAYNGAVLADCSYCGVQWDQYKLCSTPQCRQLVLSCPACQEQGFTACCITCQDKGRRQATSTRPGSFKEECECTARRPRVPREAPQPRGPGNAEPGPDAHVSVSSKPPQS, from the exons ATGCCTTCTTCCGCTTCGCCAGACCACGGGGGCGACCCAGAGGCCTGTGTTTTCAGATTTTTAGACCTGGATTTAAAAGACTCAAGTCTTGTCAGTCCCAGTGACCAGCTCAAAGCCGAGTTAGATGGTAGCACGAGGAAGAAATACTCCTTTGCAAGGAAAAAG GCATTTGCCCTTTTCGTCAAAACCAAGGAAGTCCCAGCATCTAAAGAAACACAGTGGCAATGTTGTCAGCAGCTATTCAAAGACCGGACCAGCATCCACAGACATGTGGCCACACAGCATGCTGGTGAAGTCCGCCTCCAGACCCGTGCTGTTGTAGAGCAGCTGGCTGTGGCACTGGGCTCCGCAGAGAAAAGGAAGCTTCCCAAAgagcccttccctccctcctggctCCCTGACCTCAGCGGCTTTAGTCCTGACCAGCTCGCGGG CAGCCAGGGCGCCGATGACGGGGAGGTGCTGCTTTATTACTGCTACTGTGACCTGCAGGATCCGCAGCAGGTCTGTGCCTGGCAGGCAGCTCTGTGTCGGCATCTCCAGCTCACAGGCAAG CTTCGAATTGCTGCTGAAGGACTGAATGGGACGGTTGGGGGAAGCAAGTTGGCCACCAGACTCTATGTGGAAGCCATGCTTTCCTGCCCATGGTTTAAGGATCACCTGTGTAAGGAAGATTTTAAG ACCAGCCCGGGAGGAGCTCACTGTTTCCCAGAATTGCGCGTTGGTGTGTTTGAAGAAATCGTGCCCATGGGGATTAGCCCTAGTAAGATCTCCTACAAGAAGCCCG gaATCCATTTATCCCCAAGTGAGTTTCATAAGGAAGTGGAAGCATTTTTATCTACGGCCAGTCAGGGACAAAGTGATACCCTCCTCCTGGACTGCAGAAACTTCTATGAAAGCAAAATT gGCGTGTGCAAGGAGGTGCTCCAGCTCAGAGGCGGCATCCACAAGTACCTGGAGGAGTTCCCCGACGGCTTCTACAAGGGGAAGCTGTTCGTGTTCGATGAGCGCTACGCCCTTGCCTACAACGGGGCCGTCTTGGCAG ACTGTTCATACTGTGGAGTCCAGTGGGACCAGTACAAACTCTGCTCAACTCCCCAGTGCCGCCAGCTCGTCCTGTCCTGCCCTGCCTGCCAGGAGCAAGGGTTCACAGCCTGTTGTATCACGTGCCAGGACAAAGGAAGGAGGCAAGCTACCAGCACAAGGCCGGGCAGCTTTAAAGAGGAGTGTGAATGCACAGCCCGCCGGCCACGCGTACCCAGGGAGGCGCCACAGCCACGCGGCCCTGGGAATGCGGAGCCTGGGCCTGATGCTCATGTGAGCGTCTCCTCCAAACCACCCCAAAGCTAG
- the TSTD2 gene encoding thiosulfate sulfurtransferase/rhodanese-like domain-containing protein 2 isoform X2 translates to MPSSASPDHGGDPEACVFRFLDLDLKDSSLVSPSDQLKAELDGSTRKKYSFARKKAFALFVKTKEVPASKETQWQCCQQLFKDRTSIHRHVATQHAGEVRLQTRAVVEQLAVALGSAEKRKLPKEPFPPSWLPDLSGFSPDQLAGQGADDGEVLLYYCYCDLQDPQQVCAWQAALCRHLQLTGKLRIAAEGLNGTVGGSKLATRLYVEAMLSCPWFKDHLCKEDFKTSPGGAHCFPELRVGVFEEIVPMGISPSKISYKKPGIHLSPSEFHKEVEAFLSTASQGQSDTLLLDCRNFYESKIGRFQGCLAPDIRKFSYFPSYVDKNLELFREKRVLMYCTGGIRCERGSAYLKAKGVCKEVLQLRGGIHKYLEEFPDGFYKGKLFVFDERYALAYNGAVLADCSYCGVQWDQYKLCSTPQCRQLVLSCPACQEQGFTACCITCQDKGRRQATSTRPGSFKEECECTARRPRVPREAPQPRGPGNAEPGPDAHVSVSSKPPQS, encoded by the exons ATGCCTTCTTCCGCTTCGCCAGACCACGGGGGCGACCCAGAGGCCTGTGTTTTCAGATTTTTAGACCTGGATTTAAAAGACTCAAGTCTTGTCAGTCCCAGTGACCAGCTCAAAGCCGAGTTAGATGGTAGCACGAGGAAGAAATACTCCTTTGCAAGGAAAAAG GCATTTGCCCTTTTCGTCAAAACCAAGGAAGTCCCAGCATCTAAAGAAACACAGTGGCAATGTTGTCAGCAGCTATTCAAAGACCGGACCAGCATCCACAGACATGTGGCCACACAGCATGCTGGTGAAGTCCGCCTCCAGACCCGTGCTGTTGTAGAGCAGCTGGCTGTGGCACTGGGCTCCGCAGAGAAAAGGAAGCTTCCCAAAgagcccttccctccctcctggctCCCTGACCTCAGCGGCTTTAGTCCTGACCAGCTCGCGGG CCAGGGCGCCGATGACGGGGAGGTGCTGCTTTATTACTGCTACTGTGACCTGCAGGATCCGCAGCAGGTCTGTGCCTGGCAGGCAGCTCTGTGTCGGCATCTCCAGCTCACAGGCAAG CTTCGAATTGCTGCTGAAGGACTGAATGGGACGGTTGGGGGAAGCAAGTTGGCCACCAGACTCTATGTGGAAGCCATGCTTTCCTGCCCATGGTTTAAGGATCACCTGTGTAAGGAAGATTTTAAG ACCAGCCCGGGAGGAGCTCACTGTTTCCCAGAATTGCGCGTTGGTGTGTTTGAAGAAATCGTGCCCATGGGGATTAGCCCTAGTAAGATCTCCTACAAGAAGCCCG gaATCCATTTATCCCCAAGTGAGTTTCATAAGGAAGTGGAAGCATTTTTATCTACGGCCAGTCAGGGACAAAGTGATACCCTCCTCCTGGACTGCAGAAACTTCTATGAAAGCAAAATT GGACGATTCCAGGGCTGCTTAGCCCCCGATATCAGGAAGTTCAGTTACTTCCCTAGCTACGTTGACAAAAACCTAGAGCTTTTCCGAGAGAAGCGGGTATTGATGTACTGCACGGGGGGCATTCGTTGTGAGCGCGGCTCGGCCTACCTCAAAGCCAAG gGCGTGTGCAAGGAGGTGCTCCAGCTCAGAGGCGGCATCCACAAGTACCTGGAGGAGTTCCCCGACGGCTTCTACAAGGGGAAGCTGTTCGTGTTCGATGAGCGCTACGCCCTTGCCTACAACGGGGCCGTCTTGGCAG ACTGTTCATACTGTGGAGTCCAGTGGGACCAGTACAAACTCTGCTCAACTCCCCAGTGCCGCCAGCTCGTCCTGTCCTGCCCTGCCTGCCAGGAGCAAGGGTTCACAGCCTGTTGTATCACGTGCCAGGACAAAGGAAGGAGGCAAGCTACCAGCACAAGGCCGGGCAGCTTTAAAGAGGAGTGTGAATGCACAGCCCGCCGGCCACGCGTACCCAGGGAGGCGCCACAGCCACGCGGCCCTGGGAATGCGGAGCCTGGGCCTGATGCTCATGTGAGCGTCTCCTCCAAACCACCCCAAAGCTAG